The following proteins are encoded in a genomic region of Vibrio spartinae:
- a CDS encoding RDD family protein: protein MSHQPHLQTAGFIRRIGALIYDTCLILILEVLAAGVIVAILETMVAIGLIHYGIYKDVSSFLTHHPFWSSIFTAYLAIIWIGFFVWCWTQKGQTLGMKAWRLVVSNEDGTPITITQALIRLFTSGFGLSNLTVPLDPQKRGFHDIWAKTNLYVIPKDKS from the coding sequence ATGTCACATCAACCTCATCTACAAACCGCTGGCTTTATCCGCCGCATCGGTGCACTTATTTACGATACTTGTCTGATTTTAATCTTAGAAGTTCTGGCAGCAGGCGTGATCGTTGCCATTCTTGAAACGATGGTTGCCATTGGACTAATCCATTATGGTATCTACAAGGATGTCAGCAGTTTCTTAACACACCACCCATTCTGGAGTTCTATATTTACCGCTTATTTAGCAATCATCTGGATCGGTTTTTTTGTGTGGTGTTGGACTCAAAAAGGACAAACACTTGGAATGAAAGCGTGGCGCTTGGTTGTCAGCAATGAAGATGGTACGCCCATCACCATCACACAAGCACTAATTCGCTTATTTACCTCTGGATTCGGTCTATCGAACCTGACCGTCCCGCTCGATCCTCAAAAACGGGGATTCCATGATATTTGGGCTAAAACCAATCTCTATGTCATCCCCAAAGACAAATCGTAA
- a CDS encoding HD-GYP domain-containing protein: MANIKITVDRLQPGLHIRLPVKWNDHPFLLNSFKIKNQDQINIIKHLGIQHVYLNPAQSDAQPLPLQALESGAGDNQMAPEDESAIDDEAKKLWQEKENRIDKLKAYRRRVVRCEKEFERSLARIRSVTNKIRNRPQDAVEEASQLVADVVDELLAEESVTLHLMNSKSEFEDIYFHSLNVSVIAMMIGRVKGFDAEKIKELAFAALFHDIGKIKVPAAIVRKQTPLTGPEKNYLRQHTRYGFDIANGIEGFPESAKRVISQHHELMDGSGYPEGMKGDDIDELAQIIAVANAFDSLCHGNLISEQKIPYAALSHLYKNCRDLYNFDNLSILVKFMGVYPPGTVVQLSNDMVGLVISINSNDLLYPSVLIYDPSVPRTEAPIVDLAEKELTIVNVVLPAKLPDKVREYLNPRSRISYFFDSDDQ; this comes from the coding sequence GTGGCAAATATAAAAATAACAGTAGACCGATTACAGCCGGGATTACATATCCGCTTACCCGTGAAGTGGAATGATCACCCATTTTTGCTGAATAGCTTTAAAATCAAAAACCAAGATCAGATTAATATTATTAAGCATCTTGGTATTCAGCATGTTTATTTGAATCCCGCTCAAAGTGATGCACAACCATTGCCTCTGCAAGCATTGGAAAGTGGCGCTGGTGATAACCAAATGGCACCAGAGGATGAGTCCGCCATTGATGATGAGGCAAAAAAACTCTGGCAAGAGAAAGAAAACCGGATTGATAAACTGAAAGCCTACCGTCGTCGTGTCGTTCGTTGTGAAAAAGAATTCGAACGCTCTCTGGCACGGATTCGAAGTGTGACGAATAAGATTCGCAATCGACCTCAAGACGCAGTGGAGGAAGCCTCCCAATTGGTGGCGGATGTTGTTGATGAGTTGCTGGCTGAAGAAAGTGTGACTCTCCATCTGATGAATAGCAAAAGTGAGTTTGAAGATATCTATTTTCACTCACTCAATGTATCAGTGATTGCAATGATGATAGGGCGAGTCAAAGGGTTTGATGCGGAGAAGATCAAAGAGTTAGCTTTTGCTGCGCTGTTCCATGATATCGGTAAGATTAAAGTGCCAGCAGCGATTGTCCGGAAACAGACACCACTCACTGGACCAGAGAAAAACTACTTGAGGCAACATACGCGTTATGGTTTTGATATTGCCAATGGTATTGAAGGATTTCCAGAGAGTGCAAAACGGGTGATTAGTCAGCATCATGAACTTATGGATGGTTCCGGTTATCCAGAAGGCATGAAAGGTGATGACATTGATGAGTTAGCGCAGATTATTGCCGTTGCAAACGCTTTTGATTCATTGTGCCATGGCAATCTTATCAGTGAACAGAAAATTCCTTATGCAGCACTATCACATTTGTATAAAAACTGCCGAGATTTATACAATTTTGATAATTTAAGTATCTTAGTGAAGTTTATGGGGGTTTATCCGCCGGGTACGGTTGTGCAATTATCAAATGACATGGTCGGGTTGGTGATTTCGATTAACTCAAATGATTTACTCTATCCGAGTGTCCTGATTTATGATCCGTCTGTGCCAAGGACGGAAGCACCAATTGTTGATTTGGCAGAGAAAGAGTTAACGATTGTCAATGTAGTTTTACCAGCAAAACTACCGGATAAAGTGCGTGAATATTTAAATCCTCGCTCACGGATTTCGTACTTTTTTGATAGTGATGATCAGTAA
- the lptG gene encoding LPS export ABC transporter permease LptG produces MFKILDLYIGRTIIATTSLVLVTFVGLSGIIKYVEQLRKVGQGSYDLIQALYFVVLSIPRDIEMFFPMAALLGALIGLGMLAASSELVVMQASGFSKLDIGLSVLKTAVPLMIVITLLGQWGAPQAQKMARDLRAFATSGGQLLSVRMGVWARDSNDFIFINKVNDDKLYGLNIWRFDEHKKLREVIFATEADYETSNQQWEMKNVHITNMSDKVVISKQQFATYPWHTSLEPNKLAVVTVKPEELSLSGLYDYVHYLKISEQDTSRYELALWRKVTQPISIAVMMLMALSFIFGPLRSVTMGARILSGVIAGFTFYISSEFFGPLSLVYGFHPAIGAIAPSIVFLSVALVLLRRKL; encoded by the coding sequence GTGTTTAAGATTTTAGATTTATATATAGGCCGAACGATCATTGCGACAACCAGTTTGGTACTGGTCACTTTTGTCGGCTTATCCGGGATTATCAAGTATGTTGAACAACTGCGAAAAGTTGGTCAGGGAAGTTATGACCTGATTCAGGCGTTGTATTTTGTGGTGCTGAGTATTCCCCGGGATATCGAAATGTTTTTCCCGATGGCAGCTTTGCTGGGGGCTTTGATTGGTCTTGGGATGTTGGCGGCCAGCTCTGAACTTGTGGTGATGCAGGCTTCCGGTTTTTCTAAACTCGATATCGGACTTTCGGTGCTGAAAACGGCAGTGCCATTGATGATTGTGATTACCTTATTAGGGCAGTGGGGAGCGCCTCAAGCGCAGAAAATGGCGCGTGATTTACGTGCATTTGCCACGTCTGGCGGTCAACTGCTTTCTGTACGTATGGGGGTTTGGGCCAGAGACTCCAATGACTTTATTTTTATCAATAAGGTCAATGATGACAAACTATACGGTTTGAATATCTGGCGTTTTGACGAACACAAGAAGTTGCGTGAAGTGATTTTTGCCACCGAGGCTGACTATGAAACAAGTAACCAGCAGTGGGAAATGAAAAACGTCCATATCACCAATATGAGTGATAAAGTTGTCATTTCGAAACAGCAGTTCGCCACTTATCCGTGGCACACGTCTCTTGAACCCAATAAATTAGCGGTTGTGACGGTCAAACCAGAAGAACTCTCCCTCAGTGGTTTGTATGACTACGTGCATTACCTGAAAATATCTGAACAGGATACGTCTCGTTATGAGCTGGCATTATGGCGTAAAGTCACCCAGCCCATTTCGATTGCAGTGATGATGTTGATGGCGCTTTCGTTCATCTTTGGCCCGTTGCGCAGTGTCACGATGGGAGCGAGAATCTTGTCAGGTGTGATCGCCGGTTTTACCTTCTATATTTCCAGTGAGTTTTTTGGGCCACTGAGTCTGGTATACGGTTTCCATCCGGCAATCGGGGCGATTGCCCCTAGTATCGTTTTTCTCTCGGTTGCATTGGTTCTGTTGCGTCGGAAATTGTAG